One window from the genome of Vidua chalybeata isolate OUT-0048 chromosome 3, bVidCha1 merged haplotype, whole genome shotgun sequence encodes:
- the PRR18 gene encoding proline-rich protein 18, with the protein MGLQPRRAAGPCPPAGRSAALPGARSAPPWARSDEPEGTPGRPATLPPLLPAILPTPSASPAAARAQPKKPPAAASAPKKAAPRPAEEKVARKARGAPPERPGPLSSSWPCSSLQRPPPRRPPAERAARPQPQPTPPQPRGRPGAPGASSRSCESLGGAPGEAAGRFSLSLPPEAIRVLQRRSLERQRGQPAPSPAGRAAPARRGDLRALLKVSLLNDRHRYDDEEYEEEEAGAAADEGLVRKCTEWLRGVESAAGRDHPERLETLPHLGTL; encoded by the coding sequence atggggctgcagccccggcGCGCCGCGGGGCCCTGCCCGCCCGCGGGAAGAAGCGCCGCCCTGCCCGGAGCGCGTTCCGCTCCTCCCTGGGCCCGCAGCGACGAGCCGGAGGGAACTCCCGGGCGCCCGGCCACGCTGCCGCCCCTCCTGCCGGCCATCCTGCCGACCCCCTCCGCTTCCCCCGCTGCCGCCCGGGCGCAGCCCAAGAAGCCGCCGGCGGCCGCCTCGGCCCCCAAGAAGGCAGCGCCTCGGCCCGCAGAGGAGAAGGTGGCGAGGAAGGCGCGGGGGGCGCCCCCGGAGCGGCCGGGccccctttccagctcctggccttgctCGTCCCTGCAGCGGCCGCCGCCGCGGAGACCGCCGGCCGagcgggcggcgcggccccagccccagcccaccccgccgcagccgcggggccgcccgggGGCGCCGGGGGCGAGCAGCCGCTCCTGCGAGAGCCTCGGCGGGGCgccgggggaggcggcggggcgcTTCTCGCTGAGCCTGCCCCCGGAGGCCATCCGGGTGCTGCAGCGCCGCAGCCTGGAGCGGCAGCGGGGGCAGCCCGCACCCTCTCCCGCCGGCAgagccgccccggcccggcgcggcgACCTGCGCGCCCTGCTGAAGGTTTCGCTGCTCAACGACCGGCACCGCTACGACGACGAGGAGtacgaggaggaggaggcgggggcCGCGGCGGACGAGGGGCTGGTGCGGAAATGCACCGAGTGGCTGCGCGGCGTGGAGAGCGCGGCCGGCCGCGACCACCCCGAGCGGCTGGAGACGCTGCCGCACTTGGGCACCCTCTGA